In Eubalaena glacialis isolate mEubGla1 chromosome 2, mEubGla1.1.hap2.+ XY, whole genome shotgun sequence, a single genomic region encodes these proteins:
- the MRPL52 gene encoding large ribosomal subunit protein mL52 isoform X1 codes for MAALRLVLSTGVRRLHCGAAARAGSQWRLQQGLAANPSDYGPLTELPDWSYADGRPAPPMKGQLRRKAQREKFARRVVLLSQEMDAGLQAWQLRQQEKLQEEERKQQNALKPKGALLQNPRPSQ; via the exons ATGGCTGCTTTACGTTTAGTGCTCTCTA CAGGTGTCCGGAGGCTGCACTGCGGCGCCGCGGCTCGGGCGGGCAGTCAGTGGCGACTCCA GCAGGGCCTTGCTGCCAACCCCTCCGACTACGGGCCCCTTACGGAGCTCCCAGACTGGTCTTACGCGG ATGGCCGCCCTGCTCCTCCAATGAAAGGCCAGCTTCGAAGAAAAGCCCAAAGGGAAAAGTTTGCA AGACGAGTTGTACTGCTGTCACAGGAAATGGATGCTGGATTACAGGCATGGCAGCTCAGGCAGCAAGAGAAGttgcaggaagaagaaaggaagcagcAGAATGCTCTTAAACCCAAAGGGGCTCTACTGCAGAACCCACGACCAAGTCAATAA
- the MRPL52 gene encoding large ribosomal subunit protein mL52 isoform X2, producing the protein MAALRLVLSSVRRLHCGAAARAGSQWRLQQGLAANPSDYGPLTELPDWSYADGRPAPPMKGQLRRKAQREKFARRVVLLSQEMDAGLQAWQLRQQEKLQEEERKQQNALKPKGALLQNPRPSQ; encoded by the exons ATGGCTGCTTTACGTTTAGTGCTCTCTA GTGTCCGGAGGCTGCACTGCGGCGCCGCGGCTCGGGCGGGCAGTCAGTGGCGACTCCA GCAGGGCCTTGCTGCCAACCCCTCCGACTACGGGCCCCTTACGGAGCTCCCAGACTGGTCTTACGCGG ATGGCCGCCCTGCTCCTCCAATGAAAGGCCAGCTTCGAAGAAAAGCCCAAAGGGAAAAGTTTGCA AGACGAGTTGTACTGCTGTCACAGGAAATGGATGCTGGATTACAGGCATGGCAGCTCAGGCAGCAAGAGAAGttgcaggaagaagaaaggaagcagcAGAATGCTCTTAAACCCAAAGGGGCTCTACTGCAGAACCCACGACCAAGTCAATAA
- the MRPL52 gene encoding large ribosomal subunit protein mL52 isoform X4 has protein sequence MAALRLVLSTGVRRLHCGAAARAGSQWRLQQGLAANPSDYGPLTELPDWSYAETSCTAVTGNGCWITGMAAQAAREVAGRRKEAAECS, from the exons ATGGCTGCTTTACGTTTAGTGCTCTCTA CAGGTGTCCGGAGGCTGCACTGCGGCGCCGCGGCTCGGGCGGGCAGTCAGTGGCGACTCCA GCAGGGCCTTGCTGCCAACCCCTCCGACTACGGGCCCCTTACGGAGCTCCCAGACTGGTCTTACGCGG AGACGAGTTGTACTGCTGTCACAGGAAATGGATGCTGGATTACAGGCATGGCAGCTCAGGCAGCAAGAGAAGttgcaggaagaagaaaggaagcagcAGAATGCTCTTAA
- the MRPL52 gene encoding large ribosomal subunit protein mL52 isoform X3 produces MAALRLVLSSVRRLHCGAAARAGSQWRLQQGLAANPSDYGPLTELPDWSYADGRPAPPMKGQLRRKAQREKFAVSETSCTAVTGNGCWITGMAAQAAREVAGRRKEAAECS; encoded by the exons ATGGCTGCTTTACGTTTAGTGCTCTCTA GTGTCCGGAGGCTGCACTGCGGCGCCGCGGCTCGGGCGGGCAGTCAGTGGCGACTCCA GCAGGGCCTTGCTGCCAACCCCTCCGACTACGGGCCCCTTACGGAGCTCCCAGACTGGTCTTACGCGG ATGGCCGCCCTGCTCCTCCAATGAAAGGCCAGCTTCGAAGAAAAGCCCAAAGGGAAAAGTTTGCAGTGAGTG AGACGAGTTGTACTGCTGTCACAGGAAATGGATGCTGGATTACAGGCATGGCAGCTCAGGCAGCAAGAGAAGttgcaggaagaagaaaggaagcagcAGAATGCTCTTAA